One region of Camelina sativa cultivar DH55 chromosome 6, Cs, whole genome shotgun sequence genomic DNA includes:
- the LOC109133276 gene encoding uncharacterized protein LOC109133276 yields MDVELENMEVSGTFGDVISLPPCKNVVGCKWVYTIKYNADGSVERYKARLVAKGYTQQEGVDFFETYSPVARMGSVKFILGLAAKRGWSLCQMDVTSAFLHSELDEEIYMSLPLGYTPAFGVLPPNPVFRLKKSIYGLKQASRQWYKCFSTILLNNVFSQAPSENTLFVKMTDSSFIALLVYVDDIMIASNSDMEVSAVKALLAKAFKIKDLGQARFFLGLEIARNANGISVSQRKYCLNLLNDTGYLGCKPKNVPMDPTKALFKDTGVLLPPEEIRSYRALIGRLLYLTITQPDITFAAAQHVLKYLKGNPGQGLFYSAHDDIRLTAFSDADWGTCQDTRRSVIGMCTFLGTSLITRKSTKHKIVSSSSTESEYRVMALASDELVWLVQLLRDL; encoded by the exons ATGGACGTGGAGCTTGAGAATATGGAGGTAAGTGGCACGTTCGGTGATGTGATTTCTTTACCCCCATGTAAGAATGTCGTTGGGTGTAAATGGGTTTATACTATTAAGTATAATGCTGATGGGAGTGTGGAGAGATATAAAGCTCGGTTAGTAGCTAAAGGTTACACACAACAAGAAGGTGTCGATTTCTTTGAAACTTATTCTCCAGTTGCTAGAATGGGAAGTGTGAAGTTTATCTTAGGACTAGCGGCTAAACGAGGTTGGAGTCTTTGTCAAATGGATGTCACTAGTGCTTTTCTGCACAGTGAACTTGATGAGGAGATTTACATGAGCTTACCTCTTGGTTACACTCCAGCTTTTGGTGTCTTGCCACCGAATCCAGTTTTTCGATTGAAGAAATCCATCTATGGCTTGAAGCAAGCTTCTCGTCAATGGTATAAGTGTTTCTCAACTATTCTTTTGAACAATGTTTTTTCACAGGCTCCATCTGAAAACACTTTATTTGTCAAAATGACTGATTCATCTTTCATAGCCCTCTtagtgtatgttgatgacatcatgATTGCAAGTAATAGTGATATGGAGGTCTCAGCTGTCAAAGCTCTTCTGGCCAAGGCTTTTAAGATTAAAGATTTAGGCCAGGCTCGGTTCTTCCTTGGGCTTGAGATTGCTCGCAATGCTAATGGGATTTCAGTTAGTCAACGGAAGTATTGCCTGAATCTGCTGAATGATACAGGTTATCTCGGGTGTAAACCTAAGAATGTTCCTATGGATCCAACGAAGGCATTGTTTAAGGATACTGGTGTACTTCTTCCCCCAGAAGAGATACGATCTTACAGAGCTTTGATTGGTCGTTTGCTTTATTTGACTATTACTCAGCCGGATATCACTTTTGCT GCTGCTCAACATGTTCTCAAATATCTTAAAGGGAATCCTGGACAAGGTCTGTTTTATTCTGCTCATGATGATATTCGCTTAACTGCCTTTTCCGATGCAGACTGGGGAACTTGTCAGGATACTCGCCGATCAGTCATAGGGATGTGTACTTTCCTTGGTACCTCTCTTATTACTAGGAAATCTACGAAGCATAAGATTgtcagtagtagtagtactgaATCTGAGTATAGAGTTATGGCCCTTGCCTCTGATGAATTAGTTTGGTTGGTACAGCTACTACGAGATCTTTAG
- the LOC104790290 gene encoding uncharacterized protein LOC104790290 codes for MELNTVRKIIEADDQAIEAVICIDHLRFFQREQLRTDPERGQRIMEQLMYESDTQCLHVLRMRQRVFFKLSDTLKKYGLKDSHRVRSEVALGMSLKILGHNSSQRSIAADFQVAQWTVTTKFDDVVNALCCLHSDIVSWKREELVDIPPRIMHDRRYFPYFQDCIGAIDGTHLRVRVGGDKKITYWNHHNYTSMNILAVCDFNMRFIYTRIGVPGRAHDSKILTYCARHDNFFPFPSSEKYFLVDSGYPNRRGFLAPYRGEAYHPNHFAGRRPGTVRETFNKRHSLLRSVIERTFGVWKGKWSILEGRVHYDVQMQEKMVAATMALHNFIRDSNIEDDDFNAAEETENYDADREGNMSPSHDDNVVDRNYDPTADQYMSTVRDDIAREIWDAR; via the coding sequence ATGGAGTTGAACACAGTCAGAAAAATAATAGAAGCAGATGACCAAGCTATTGAAGCAGTAATCTGCATTGATCATCTTCGCTTTTTTCAAAGAGAACAGTTGAGAACGGATCCTGAACGTGGACAACGTATAATGGAGCAACTAATGTATGAAAGTGATACACAATGCCTCCATGTTTTACGTATGAGACAAAGAGTGTTTTTTAAGCTCTCAGATACGCTAAAAAAGTATGGTCTTAAAGATTCTCATCGGGTAAGATCTGAGGTTGCATTAGGAATGTCGCTGAAGATTTTGGGACATAACTCATCACAAAGGAGCATAGCAGCAGATTTTCAAGTTGCACAATGGACTGTGACAACAAaatttgatgatgttgttaATGCCCTTTGTTGCTTGCATTCAGACATTGTATCATGGAAAAGAGAGGAACTTGTCGATATACCACCACGAATCATGCATGATAGGAGGTATTTTCCATATTTTCAAGATTGTATTGGAGCTATAGACGGTACTCATTTACGTGTTCGTGTTGGTGGCGATAAAAAGATCACGTACTGGAATCATCATAACTACACATCAATGAACATTTTGGCAGTGTGTGATTTCAATATGAGATTTATATACACACGTATTGGAGTCCCGGGACGTGCACACGACTCCAAGATATTGACATATTGTGCACGTCATGATAATTTTTTCCCATTCCCAAGCTCGGAGAAGTATTTTCTAGTGGATTCTGGCTATCCTAATCGAAGGGGGTTTTTAGCTCCTTATCGAGGTGAAGCGTACCATCCAAATCATTTTGCTGGGCGTAGACCAGGCACTGTACGCGAGACATTTAACAAGAGACATTCTTTGCTTCGATCAGTGATTGAAAGAACATTTGGAGTGTGGAAGGGAAAATGGTCTATTTTAGAAGGTCGTGTTCATTATGATGTGCAAATGCAGGAGAAGATGGTTGCTGCAACTATGGCATTGCATAATTTTATTCGAGATTCTAATATAGAGGACGACGACTTCAATGCTGCAGAAGAAACGGAGAACTATGATGCTGATCGGGAAGGAAACATGTCTCCATCTCATGATGATAATGTAGTCGATCGAAATTATGATCCAACGGCTGATCAATATATGTCAACAGTGAGAGACGACATAGCACGAGAGATATGGGATGCTCGTTAA
- the LOC104793922 gene encoding uncharacterized protein LOC104793922, producing MANSISDSAQQPDQYNNPYFLHDTDHAGLVLVSNRLTTGVEFNSWRRSMRMALNVRNKLGFIDGTISKPSSDHRDYGSWSRCNDMVSTWLMNSVSKKIGQSLLFIPTAEEIWKDIISRFKQDDAPRVYKIEQKLSSIHQGAMDVTAYYTELVTLWEELKNYVELSVCTCGKCECNAALLWEKLQQRSRVKKFLMGLNDSYEATRRHILMIKPMPSIENAFHMVTEDERQQSIAKPTRTDGVVFQTSGPPTYDGPVDNLAYAVQNSYRPKQSRPLCTCCGMTGHVVQKCFKLHGYPPGYIPGFKSVSSGFHSHRMANPQSVQPRAHAVANNTSSSPYVPPPALNVFNLDVNKMTSDQMQTLIQKLSTHMQLPENQTPSKVSSISEHGAMAIQSSAGTVPFPSSSLRYENHHLTFQHQCLSPLYSKLPHGSWIIDSGATTHFCSDLALFRETVHVSGVTVSLPDDTRVAITHTGTVHLSHSLILHDVLHVPYFKFNLISVSSLLKASSCSAHFFPNSCFIQEFIHGLMIGKGILLHNLYIL from the coding sequence ATGGCGAATTCAATATCTGATTCGGCTCAACAACCTGACCAATACAACAATCCTTACTTCCTCCATGACACTGATCATGCTGGATTGGTTTTAGTCTCCAATAGGTTGACAACAGGTGTAGAATTCAATTCATGGCGAAGATCCATGCGTATGGCTCTCAATGTCAGGAACAAATTGGGTTTTATTGACGGTACGATCTCTAAACCATCATCAGATCACCGTGATTATGGTTCTTGGAGTCGTTGCAATGATATGGTATCTACATGGTTGATGAATTCTGTGTCAAAGAAAATAGGCCAGAGTCTTTTGTTCATTCCAACAGCCGAggaaatttggaaagatattATCTCCAGGTTCAAACAGGATGATGCTCCGAGAGTTTATAAAATAGAGCAGAAGCTGAGCTCAATTCATCAAGGAGCGATGGATGTGACTGCTTATTACACTGAATTAGTAACTCTCTGGGAGGAGCTTAAGAACTATGTAGAATTGTCTGTTTGTACTTGTGGCAAATGTGAGTGTAATGCTGCATTGTTGTGGGAGAAACTGCAGCAAAGGAGTCGCGTGAAAAAATTTTTGATGGGTTTGAATGACTCATATGAAGCCACTCGCCGTCACATCTTGATGATCAAGCCTATGCCATCTATTGAGAATGCTTTTCACATGGTGACTGAAGATGAGAGGCAACAGAGTATTGCTAAGCCTACTCGGACTGATGGTGTTGTTTTTCAGACTTCTGGTCCTCCTACCTATGATGGTCCAGTGGATAATCTAGCTTATGCTGTTCAGAACTCCTATCGTCCAAAGCAATCTCGTCCTCTCTGTACTTGTTGTGGCATGACAGGGCATGTTGTTCAGAAGTGTTTCAAGTTACATGGATATCCTCCTGGTTACATACCTGGTTTCAAGAGTGTCTCTTCTGGTTTTCACTCTCACCGTATGGCTAATCCACAGAGTGTTCAACCGAGGGCTCATGCAGTTGCGAATAACACTTCTTCTTCGCCATATGTCCCTCCTCCGGCCTTAAATGTGTTCAATCTGGATGTTAACAAGATGACCTCTGACCAGATGCAGACTCTGATCCAGAAACTCTCGACACACATGCAACTTCCAGAAAATCAGACTCCCTCCAAGGTTTCTTCCATTTCTGAACATGGTGCTATGGCTATTCAATCCTCTGCTGGTACTGTTCcttttccttcttcatctcttcgTTATGAAAATCACCACCTTACTTTTCAACATCAGTGCTTATCACCCCTTTATTCCAAACTTCCACATGGTTCTTGGATTATAGATTCTGGTGCTACTACGCACTTTTGTTCTGATTTAGCCTTATTCAGAGAAACTGTTCATGTTTCTGGTGTAACAGTTTCCTTACCTGATGACACTAGGGTTGCTATTACACACACAGGCACAGTTCATCTCTCACATTCACTCATTTTGCATGATGTTTTACATGTAccatatttcaaatttaatctCATCTCTGTTAGTAGTTTGTTAAAGGCTAGTAGTTGTTCTGCACATTTCTTTCCTAATTCATGTTTCATTCAGGAGTTTATTCACGGCTTGATGATTGGTAAAGGCATTCTACTGCATAATCTCTACATCTTGTAA